A region of Arvicanthis niloticus isolate mArvNil1 chromosome 18, mArvNil1.pat.X, whole genome shotgun sequence DNA encodes the following proteins:
- the Hsd11b2 gene encoding 11-beta-hydroxysteroid dehydrogenase type 2 — MERWPWPSGGAWLLVAARALLQLLRSDLRLGRPLLAALALLAALDWLCQRLLPPPAALVVLAGAGWIALSRLGRPPRLPVATRAVLITGCDTGFGKETVKKLDAMGFTVLATVLDLKSPGALELRACCSPRLKLLQMDLTKPEDISRVLEITKTHTASTGLWGLVNNAGLNIVVADVELSPVATFRKCMEVNFFGVLELTKGLLPLLRHSRGRIVTVGSPAGDMPYPCLAAYGTSKAAIALLMDTFGCELLPWGIKVSIIQPGCFKTESVTNENLWEKRKQLLLANLPRDLLQAYGEDYIEHLHGQFLNTLRMALPDLSPVVDAIIEALLAAQPRSRYYMGRGLGLMYFIHHYLPEGLRRRFLQNFFINHLLPRALRPGQPGPAQDTPQDPNPSPVAAL; from the exons ATGGAGCGCTGGCCTTGGCCGTCGGGCGGCGCCTGGCTGCTGGTGGCTGCCCGCgcgctgctgcagctgctgcgcTCAGACCTGCGTCTGGGCCGCCCGTTGTTGGCGGCGCTGGCCCTGCTGGCCGCTCTCGACTGGCTGTGCCAGCGCCTGCTGCCCCCGCCGGCGGCACTCGTGGTGCTGGCTGGTGCTGGCTGGATCGCGTTGTCCCGCCTAGGGCGCCCTCCTCGCCTGCCGGTGGCCACTCGCGCGGTGCTCATCACCG GTTGTGACACTGGTTTTGGCAAGGAGACAGTCAAGAAACTGGATGCCATGGGCTTCACAGTGCTGGCCACTGTGTTGGATTTGAAGAGCCCTGGTGCCCTTGAACTTCGTGCCTGCTGTTCCCCTCGCCTAAAGCTGCTGCAGATGGACCTGACCAAGCCAGAGGACATCAGCCGTGTTCTGGAAATCACCAAGACTCACACGGCCAGCACTG GCCTGTGGGGTCTGGTTAACAATGCTGGCCTCAACATCGTAGTGGCCGATGTGGAACTGTCTCCAGTAGCAACTTTCCGCAAGTGCATGGAGGTGAACTTCTTTGGTGTACTTGAGCTGACCAAGGGCCTCCTGCCACTCCTGCGTCACTCAAGGGGACGTATTGTGACCGTTGGTAGCCCAGCAG GAGACATGCCGTATCCCTGCCTGGCAGCCTACGGAACCTCCAAGGCAGCTATAGCACTGCTTATGGACACATTCGGCTGTGAACTGCTTCCCTGGGGTATCAAAGTCAGCATCATCCAGCCTGGCTGCTTTAAGACAG AGTCAGTGACTAATGAGAACCTCTGGGAGAAGCGTAAGCAACTGCTGCTGGCCAACCTGCCTAGAGACCTGCTGCAGGCCTACGGTGAAGACTACATCGAGCACTTGCATGGGCAATTCTTGAATACACTCAGAATGGCATTGCCTGACCTTAGCCCAGTTGTAGATGCCATCATTGAGGCGTTGCTGGCAGCTCAGCCACGTAGCCGCTACTACATGGGCCGTGGCCTGGGGCTCATGTACTTCATCCACCACTACCTGCCAGAGGGCCTGCGGCGCCGCTTCCTACAGAACTTCTTCATCAATCACCTTCTGCCCCGAGCACTGAGGCCTGGCCAACCTGGCCCTGCTCAGGACACACCCCAGGACCCAAACCCTTCCCCAGTGGCGGCTCTGTGA